One Deltaproteobacteria bacterium genomic region harbors:
- a CDS encoding tRNA (cytidine(34)-2'-O)-methyltransferase: MFLPPQRHLESPLCRVVLVEPLIPENTGNISRTCVGTNSELHLVHPLGFEITESRVKRAGLDYWKHLAMDSHASFEAWATSIERDFDPDRVFFVETWGDTSLHEASFESGDWLVFGKETVGLAREQVQRVTTRPDRVLKIPMSGEVRSLNLSNAVAVTVFELLRQVDAARLKTPISGVPRS; encoded by the coding sequence ATGTTCCTCCCACCGCAGCGCCACCTTGAATCGCCCTTGTGTCGGGTGGTTCTTGTCGAGCCTCTGATTCCCGAGAACACCGGAAACATCAGTCGTACATGCGTCGGTACAAACTCGGAACTCCACCTTGTTCACCCGCTAGGTTTTGAGATCACCGAATCCCGTGTAAAACGAGCAGGATTGGACTATTGGAAGCATTTGGCAATGGACTCGCATGCCAGTTTTGAGGCATGGGCGACTTCGATTGAGCGCGACTTTGATCCAGACCGTGTGTTTTTTGTCGAAACCTGGGGCGACACCAGCCTTCACGAAGCGAGCTTCGAGAGCGGGGATTGGCTGGTTTTCGGGAAGGAGACGGTGGGCCTTGCCCGGGAGCAGGTCCAGCGGGTCACGACACGGCCCGATCGGGTGCTGAAAATCCCTATGTCTGGTGAAGTTCGCAGTCTCAACTTGTCAAACGCCGTTGCGGTCACAGTATTTGAACTATTGCGCCAGGTCGATGCGGCGCGCCTAAAGACCCCGATTTCTGGGGTGCCTAGGAGCTAA